A genomic stretch from Candidatus Effluviviaceae Genus V sp. includes:
- the queA gene encoding tRNA preQ1(34) S-adenosylmethionine ribosyltransferase-isomerase QueA translates to MGALPRHASRADREDGAARRRTRGETRRPVGGFDVRTSDFDYDLPREMIAQYPSERRDESRLLVLRKDGGPFEHRRFRDVLEYLRPDDCLVINESRVIPARLVGRKAETGGKVEVLLLEPSADGLWRALVRPGARVADGTTVVFSEDFRAVVESTLEGGKREVRLLAEDDPLEAVDRVGKVPLPPYIDREAEAIDSERYQTVYARVPGAVAAPTAGLHFTEELLERAVSSGVRVARVILHVGLGTFRPVSSDDPEEHAMDEERYELPVEAADAINGARRAGGRIVAVGTTAVRVLESTADEGGVLRPGSGSTDLFIRPPYRFRAVDALVTNFHLPKSTLLMLVSALAGRERVLEAYREAVATGYRFYSYGDAMLII, encoded by the coding sequence ATGGGAGCGCTACCGCGACATGCGTCCCGGGCGGATCGCGAAGACGGCGCGGCGCGCCGCCGGACTCGGGGAGAGACCCGACGGCCTGTCGGAGGGTTCGACGTGAGGACGTCCGACTTCGACTACGACCTCCCGCGCGAGATGATCGCGCAGTATCCGTCCGAAAGGCGCGACGAGTCGCGCCTTCTCGTTCTCAGAAAGGACGGTGGCCCCTTCGAGCACCGGCGCTTCCGCGACGTGCTCGAGTACCTTCGACCGGACGACTGCCTCGTGATCAACGAGAGCCGCGTGATCCCGGCGCGGCTCGTCGGCAGGAAGGCGGAGACAGGCGGGAAGGTAGAGGTCCTCCTGCTCGAACCGTCGGCGGACGGTCTCTGGCGGGCACTCGTTCGTCCCGGTGCCAGAGTCGCCGACGGCACGACGGTGGTCTTCTCAGAGGACTTCCGGGCCGTCGTCGAGTCGACGCTTGAGGGAGGGAAGCGGGAGGTTCGGCTCCTGGCCGAGGACGACCCGCTGGAGGCGGTCGACCGCGTGGGGAAGGTCCCGCTCCCGCCGTACATCGACCGCGAGGCCGAGGCGATCGACAGCGAGCGCTACCAGACGGTCTACGCGAGGGTCCCAGGCGCCGTGGCCGCTCCGACGGCCGGCCTGCACTTCACCGAAGAGCTGCTCGAGCGCGCCGTCTCGTCGGGCGTCCGCGTCGCGCGCGTCATCCTGCACGTCGGTCTCGGGACGTTCCGCCCGGTCTCGAGCGACGACCCGGAAGAGCACGCGATGGACGAGGAACGCTACGAGCTCCCGGTCGAAGCCGCGGACGCGATCAACGGCGCGCGGCGGGCCGGCGGTCGGATCGTCGCCGTCGGTACGACGGCCGTGCGGGTCCTCGAGTCCACGGCCGACGAGGGGGGCGTGCTCCGGCCCGGAAGCGGTTCGACCGACCTCTTCATCAGACCGCCGTACCGCTTTCGTGCCGTCGACGCCCTCGTCACCAACTTCCACCTGCCGAAGTCGACCCTGCTGATGCTCGTATCGGCCCTGGCCGGAAGAGAGAGGGTCCTCGAGGCGTATCGCGAAGCGGTCGCGACGGGCTACCGCTTCTACAGCTACGGCGACGCCATGCTGATCATCTAG